A single genomic interval of Helianthus annuus cultivar XRQ/B chromosome 6, HanXRQr2.0-SUNRISE, whole genome shotgun sequence harbors:
- the LOC110944845 gene encoding uncharacterized protein LOC110944845: protein MTATKKYHDKSKELMNTFQTCTIKQVPRSQNKRADALSNLTSLTFAHLTKKVLVEILKTSSIQELEVQDVITEEGPNWMTPIENFLKNGELPNDQIEVERVHIKSWQYVLQGEIIYKKVTLHHYSDVLAQNKANI, encoded by the coding sequence ATGACAGCCACAAAGAAATACCATGATAAATCAAAGGAACTGATGAATACATTCCAAACATGTACCATCAAACAAGttccaagatcccaaaacaaGAGAGCTGATGCCTTAAGCAACCTTACATCTCTCACATTCGCCCATCTCACCAAGAAGGTACTAGTCGAAATATTGAAAACCTCATCAATTCAAGAACTTGAGGTTCAAGATGTGATCACTGAAGAAgggccaaattggatgactccaattGAAAATTTTCTCAAAAATGGTGAATTACCCAATGACCAGATAGAGGTTGAAAGGGTTCACATCAAATCATGGcagtatgtgttgcaaggagaaattatttacaaaaaggttaccttgcaccACTACTCCGATGTGCTAGCCCAAAATAAAGCCAACATCTGA